In one Actinomycetota bacterium genomic region, the following are encoded:
- the pdxT gene encoding pyridoxal 5'-phosphate synthase glutaminase subunit PdxT: MSDWVPGERLTRTRPPEPELPDDAPLIGVLALQGNVLEHLRAVREAGAHAVRVRRPADLDGLDGLIIPGGESTTIGRLISHLALDEPLRQHIAAGLPTFGTCAGMILLSDELAQDRPQTLLGGLDVTTRRNAFGRQVDSFETDLAVRGIDGGPVHAVFIRAPWIERVGSDVEILAEVAGHPVMVRQDNLLAAAFHPELTVDRRVHQLFVAQVRAARRSVRGGAPGRGEADPGAQYPDR; encoded by the coding sequence ATGTCGGATTGGGTGCCGGGGGAGCGGCTCACCCGGACCCGCCCACCGGAGCCGGAGCTCCCCGACGACGCCCCGCTGATCGGCGTGCTGGCCCTGCAGGGCAACGTGCTGGAGCACCTGCGAGCTGTGCGTGAGGCCGGGGCCCACGCCGTGCGCGTGCGGCGCCCCGCGGACCTCGACGGCCTCGACGGGCTGATCATCCCCGGCGGCGAGTCCACCACGATCGGGCGGCTGATCTCGCACCTCGCGCTCGACGAGCCGTTGCGCCAGCACATCGCCGCGGGACTGCCGACGTTCGGGACGTGCGCCGGGATGATCCTGCTGTCCGACGAGCTCGCACAGGACCGGCCACAGACCCTGCTGGGAGGCCTCGATGTCACGACCCGGCGCAACGCCTTCGGCCGGCAGGTCGACTCGTTCGAGACCGACCTGGCGGTGCGCGGCATCGACGGCGGGCCGGTGCACGCCGTGTTCATCCGTGCGCCGTGGATCGAACGGGTCGGCTCGGACGTGGAGATCCTCGCCGAGGTGGCCGGTCATCCCGTGATGGTGCGGCAAGACAACCTGCTCGCCGCCGCGTTCCATCCCGAACTGACGGTCGATCGGCGGGTCCACCAGCTGTTCGTCGCGCAGGTTCGGGCGGCACGTCGGTCGGTGCGAGGCGGAGCCCCGGGGCGCGGGGAGGCCGACCCGGGTGCCCAGTACCCTGACCGATGA
- a CDS encoding YebC/PmpR family DNA-binding transcriptional regulator encodes MSGHSKWSTIKRKKGAADAKRGRIFARLVRAIEVAARDGGGDPDYNPTLADAIQRAKDNSVPKDTIERAVKRGSGELEGVSYEPVQYEGYA; translated from the coding sequence ATGTCCGGCCACAGCAAGTGGTCCACGATCAAGCGGAAGAAGGGCGCCGCGGATGCCAAGCGCGGCAGGATCTTCGCGCGGCTCGTGCGTGCCATCGAGGTGGCGGCACGAGACGGCGGCGGCGACCCCGACTACAACCCGACGCTCGCCGACGCGATCCAGCGCGCCAAGGACAACTCCGTCCCCAAGGACACGATCGAGCGGGCGGTCAAACGCGGCTCCGGCGAGCTCGAAGGGGTGTCGTACGAGCCGGTGCAGTACGAGGGTTACGC
- the pdxS gene encoding pyridoxal 5'-phosphate synthase lyase subunit PdxS, with amino-acid sequence MSDHSSPITGTTPVKRGLADMLKGGVIMDVVDADQARIAESAGAVAVMALERVPSDIRAQGGVARMSDPDKITEIQEAVTIPVMAKARIGHFAEAQVLQALGVDYVDESEVLTPADEQHHIDKWAFDVPFVCGATSLGEALRRIAEGAAMIRSKGEAGTGNIVEAVRHIRAITSEIRRLAGLRGEELFAAAKDLQAPEALVREVADAGRLPVVLFTAGGVATPADAALVMQLGSDGVFVGSGIFKSADPQRRARAIVEATTHFDDPEVIAKVSRGLGEAMRGMDVTTLAASDRLASRGW; translated from the coding sequence ATGTCTGACCACAGCAGCCCCATCACCGGGACCACCCCGGTCAAACGCGGCCTCGCCGACATGCTCAAGGGCGGCGTCATCATGGACGTCGTCGACGCCGACCAGGCACGCATCGCGGAGTCCGCGGGCGCGGTCGCCGTCATGGCGCTCGAGCGCGTCCCCTCCGACATCCGCGCCCAGGGCGGCGTCGCCCGCATGTCCGACCCGGACAAGATCACCGAGATCCAGGAGGCGGTCACCATCCCGGTGATGGCCAAAGCCCGGATCGGCCACTTCGCCGAAGCGCAGGTGTTGCAGGCGCTCGGTGTCGACTACGTCGACGAGTCGGAGGTCCTGACCCCCGCCGACGAGCAGCACCACATCGACAAGTGGGCGTTCGACGTCCCGTTCGTGTGCGGGGCGACCAGCCTCGGAGAGGCGTTGCGACGGATCGCGGAGGGGGCCGCCATGATCCGCTCCAAGGGTGAGGCGGGGACCGGCAACATCGTCGAGGCCGTCCGCCACATCCGCGCCATCACCAGCGAGATCCGGCGGCTGGCCGGCCTCCGCGGCGAGGAGCTGTTCGCCGCCGCCAAGGACCTGCAGGCGCCTGAGGCGCTGGTGCGTGAGGTCGCCGACGCGGGCCGGCTCCCCGTCGTCCTGTTCACCGCCGGCGGTGTCGCCACGCCCGCCGATGCTGCGCTGGTGATGCAGCTGGGGTCCGACGGGGTCTTCGTCGGGTCGGGGATCTTCAAGTCCGCCGATCCCCAGCGGCGTGCCCGCGCGATCGTGGAGGCGACCACCCACTTCGACGATCCCGAGGTGATCGCGAAGGTGTCTCGTGGGTTGGGTGAGGCGATGCGCGGCATGGACGTCACAACGCTCGCCGCTTCCGACCGACTGGCCAGCCGAGGCTGGTGA